From Bradyrhizobium sp. 4:
CGCGGACGCCGGTGAGAATCCAGGCCTGCGGAATGCGGCCGGTCTCGAACGCATTGGAGACGGTGCGGACCACGGCCTCCTGGCCGATCAGATCGTCGAAGCTGGAGGGACGGTATTTCCGCGCCAGCACCCGGTAGGGCGTGCTGGCCTGGCCGGCGCTGTCAGAGTTGGGAGGGGCGCCAGCGTCGGTCATCGGTCGATCCGCAATGAAGTGTCTTTCGGCCGGCTTTTGCGGAAAGGAGCGCGCTGGCGGCCCGAGCCGCCGGCGCAATTCGCTCGGAAAAACAGGTAGGAGACTGACGAGCGACCCGATCCGGACCTCGTTAGGGCTGCTTCCTTCCGGACCTGACCCGGTTGGCGAGTGGCTCGTCCACCGCCAATCTCCCGATCCCTATTTGGGGCCAAAAGGACCGGAAAGCAAGCGGGTATCGGCTTGAACGGGCTCCGCTTCATGATGGTTTGCCCAGCATCCGGGCAATTCCCGGCCTGCCCAGCCGATAGGCTGTGCTTTCACTGCCGGAGGCGCCTTGGTAAGAACGCTGCCGGAACTTCTTCCAACAGAAAAGCGATTGATCCCAATGGTTACACGTCGTGATGTTGCATCGATTGTCGGACTTGGCGCGATTGGCGCGGCGACGCTGGCCTCCCCGGCCGTGGGGCAGACCGCCGATACCAACGAATCGACCTTCGCCCGCATCCGCCGCACCAAGAAGATGCGGATCGGCGCGGTCGGCGGCGGCGCACCCTATTACATGAAGGATCTTTCGACCGGCCAGTGGAAGGGATTTTACGTCGACATCGCCAAGGCGCTTGCCGAGGACATGGAGGCCGAGCTCGACATCACCGAGACCACTTGGGGCAATTCGGTGCTCGACCTGCAGTCCAACAAGATCGACATCTTCTTCGGCCTCAACCCGACCCCGAAGCGCGCGCTGGTGGTCGACTTCTCGGTGCCGGTCTTCAACAACGCCTTCGGCATCCTCTGCAAGAAGGACTTCAAGCCGAACAGCTGGGCCGAGTTGAACTCGCCCGACGTCAAGATCGCGGTCGACCAGGGCTCCTCGCACGACCAGGTCGTCAGCCGCCTGACGCCGAAGGCGCAGATCTCGCGGCTGAAGACCGCCGACGACGCCACCGCCGCGCTGCAGACCGGCCGCGTCGACGCGCAGTGCCTGATCACCATGCTGTCGCTGACCGTGCTGAAGAAGAATCCCTCGCTCGGCCAGTTCGTGCTGCCGACGCCAATCTTCGCCACCACCTCGAACGCCGGCTTCCGCCGCGAGACCGACAAGACCTGGCGCGACTACGTCAACACCTGGATCGACTTCAACAAGGGCCTCGGCTTCATCCGCAACGCGATCATCACCAACATGGAGCTGGTGGGCGTGACCGAGGCGGACATCCCGCCGGGCGTGTCGTTGTAGTCTTCCACTGTCATTCCGGGCGCCCGAAGGGCGAACCCGGAATCTCGAGGTTCCGGGTTCGATGCTTCTGCATCGCCCCGGAACGACAATGCCGGCGGTCAAGCCGTACGACGAGTGACACACGCATGTATCAGTGGGACTTCGGCATCCTCTGGAGCTATCGCTGGCTCTTTCTCAACGGGCTCGGCGTCACCGTCGGCTTCACATTGGTCATCGTGGTGCTCGGGCTCGTCTTCGGCCTGTTCGGCGCGTTCGGCACCCTGTCGCGCTTTCGCGCGGTGCGCCTGATCGCGCTCACCTTCATCGAGGCGTTCCGCTGCACGCCGATCCTGGTGCAGCTGATCTGGTTCTATTACGCGCTGCCGATCCTGGCCGGTGTCGAGATGACGCCGATCACCGCCTCGGCGCTCGCGCTGTCGCTCTATGGCGGCTCGTTCTATTCGGAGATCATCCGCGGCGGCATCATTTCGATCGACCGCGGCCAGTCCGAAGCCGGCGCCGCGCTCGGCATGACGCCGGGACAGAGCATGCGGCGCATCGTGCTGCCGCAGGCGATCAAGCGCATGATCCCGGCGCTGATGAACCAGTCGATCATCCAGTTCAAGAACACCTCGCTGGTCTCGGTGCTGGCGGTGCCTGATCTGGTCTATCAGAGCCAGGTCGCCGCCCATGACAGCTACCGTCCGCTGGAAACCTACACCGCCGTCGCGGTCGCGTATGCGGCCATACTGATTCCCCTGACCATCATGGTCCGGCGCGGCGAGAAGCGACTGGCGGTCGGCGAATGAGCGAGACTTCCAAGGACGCTTCCAAGAACACCTCCAAGATCGAGATCCGTGGCTTGCGCAAAAGCTTTGGCAGCAACGAGGTTTTGAAGAGCATCAGCCTGGACGTCGCCAAGGGCGGTGTCGTGGCGCTGATCGGCCCGTCCGGCTCCGGCAAGTCGACGCTGCTCCGCTGCATCAACCTCCTGGTGGCGCCCGACGGCGGCAGCGTTCGCGTCGGCGACACGCGCTTTGCTTTCGGAGAAGGCACAAAGCTGCCTGACGTGAAGACGCAGGCCAAATTCCGCGCCACCACCGGCATGGTGTTTCAGCATTTCAATCTGTTCCCGCACATGACGACGCTCCAGAACGTGATGGAGGGACCGGTCACCGTGCGGCGCATGGTGAGGGCTGACGCGGAGAAGCTGGCGCG
This genomic window contains:
- a CDS encoding transporter substrate-binding domain-containing protein, translating into MVTRRDVASIVGLGAIGAATLASPAVGQTADTNESTFARIRRTKKMRIGAVGGGAPYYMKDLSTGQWKGFYVDIAKALAEDMEAELDITETTWGNSVLDLQSNKIDIFFGLNPTPKRALVVDFSVPVFNNAFGILCKKDFKPNSWAELNSPDVKIAVDQGSSHDQVVSRLTPKAQISRLKTADDATAALQTGRVDAQCLITMLSLTVLKKNPSLGQFVLPTPIFATTSNAGFRRETDKTWRDYVNTWIDFNKGLGFIRNAIITNMELVGVTEADIPPGVSL
- a CDS encoding amino acid ABC transporter permease — encoded protein: MYQWDFGILWSYRWLFLNGLGVTVGFTLVIVVLGLVFGLFGAFGTLSRFRAVRLIALTFIEAFRCTPILVQLIWFYYALPILAGVEMTPITASALALSLYGGSFYSEIIRGGIISIDRGQSEAGAALGMTPGQSMRRIVLPQAIKRMIPALMNQSIIQFKNTSLVSVLAVPDLVYQSQVAAHDSYRPLETYTAVAVAYAAILIPLTIMVRRGEKRLAVGE
- a CDS encoding amino acid ABC transporter ATP-binding protein translates to MSETSKDASKNTSKIEIRGLRKSFGSNEVLKSISLDVAKGGVVALIGPSGSGKSTLLRCINLLVAPDGGSVRVGDTRFAFGEGTKLPDVKTQAKFRATTGMVFQHFNLFPHMTTLQNVMEGPVTVRRMVRADAEKLARAQLAKVGLAEKADQYPATLSGGQKQRVAIARALAMEPDVMLFDEATSALDPELVGEVLAVIQQLASEGMTMVIVTHEIAFAREVADRLIFMRDGVVVEEGPARQVIDHPQEAATRAFLSHFHRTGALPPANAAS